From the Takifugu flavidus isolate HTHZ2018 chromosome 12, ASM371156v2, whole genome shotgun sequence genome, one window contains:
- the zc3h4 gene encoding zinc finger CCCH domain-containing protein 4 isoform X1, with protein MAVESMTVHPNSPTTNHEHNSLLTDERQADEELEEGELEDDGGEVAEEEMGEGISTTLRGGDGGDEAGGGGEAGEGAGERPRRSKEHHGSSETDEERSHRRKRKRKKEKEREREKRRAKKKRRSKHKRHPSSDDDFSDFSDDSDYSPSEKRKYREYSPQYPSASHGCYSGAKKGSYMKMDKKTYGGYDDYEEDNYEAEEDEEMVDEDYDDFAKELNQYRKAKEGGHPRGGRGMRGRMKGQRGRGGMRGGRRGKGRGRGCRIGGGKMGDDDGDGYVDEMEYGDDDYDNMGDDDYDDFSKELNQYKKSKDRGRGGKGGRGRGRGKGGRGMMRGGRGRNRGRGRMDMGMDDDHNADMDNGDGGGGGDGPGHGRRNQNDKHQDKKGKAICKYYIEGRCTWGDHCNFSHDVDLPKKKELCKFYITGFCARADHCPYMHGEFPCKLFHTTGNCVNNDECMFSHEALNDDTKELLNKMLAEDAEAGAEDEKEVEELKKQGINPLPKPPPGVGLLPTPPRPIPVEATTAPGDFGGPGANDFGSGPGPNQCPMPNKGPLGPGPVPGPPPCGGFPGPIPGPGPCPGPGPGPGPEGNPFQGPPPNTGGPPPHMGPPPPMGGGGGGGGKKIPSLFEIKVQPTGQLAQKLAVRGQTPSTNQGQTTATGPQGAPGEGPPTHFPTPQGVMSPDMQNASLNQPPCPGGPPMMGNFGPGDGPPHPGIGPPGPPSEGNFFNNFFNQQDDMKMDGVVQEGDGYHGFAGMDEREGSGLFGHQADGQESSANGSSASQGGISVPDFLPPAQRVLFMRIQQKQQEEEERARRIAEGGTEKIKETEGDSGNWYSSEDEDGGSSVTSILKTLRQQTQVPHKPDGPPSDPRLQKAPPVLTRPADPRLARDPRLARATESAQNSESAHSGSVPPPSGPPADPRLARLTAAASSGSTSLSPPGPKQEPPLVYKPPPLTAPAAEEEETERVLREKPVPIPLDPLMGMALRDPRSQLQQYSHIKKDVVLHMPAFCKTITWSPEDLLPLPIPKQDFLPLPPGVPPASTIDPRLSRAQQSLHTPVPHSQPPAAHPPASLDAPAPSSSNSSLPDFELLSRILKTVNSSPSQTPSPPLPTPTVPVSTLGSAPPPLPAEKPIDPRVARKDPRLQPQKSALKQPSEAAPFAASSTSSSTPSSSSSPSIAPYDPRLLSSGGAACSVSAGSPGGASVLSSISLYDPRTNKPGSPSTSSGSNNSPNSTSSESKPSDTTTGKPKHKEPLFVRKSALDQPEMEKTGDQGTDRYNSYNRPRPKPAHSPNSTVQGGAAAAVGGAAGGAGPGSAADQGPAGVHNLPVTSLFGVAKVSKPGGTGSPFGGNSPVQPDQAATEQDKASLKDVFKGFDPTASPFCQ; from the exons GCAGGCGGATGAAGAACTGGAGGAGGGTGAACTGGAAGATGATGGGGGAGAAGTGGCGGAAGAGGAGATGGGTGAAGGCATTTCCACCACATTAAGAGGTGGTGATGGGGGTgatgaagcaggaggaggaggagaagcaggagagggAGCTGGGGAGAGGCCTCGACGAAGTAAGGAACACCACGGAAGCAGCGAAACGGACGAGGAGAGATCACACCGTcgcaaaaggaagagaaagaaagaaaaagagcgagaaagagagaaaagaagggcCAAGAAGAAACGTAGATCCAAACACAAA CGTCACCCATCCTCTGATGATGACTTCTCAGACTTCAGCGATGATTCTGACTACAGTCCTAGCGAGAAGAGAAAATACAGAGAATATAGTCCACAGTACCCGTCTGCT TCCCATGGGTGCTACAGTGGTGCAAAGAAAGGCAGCTACATGAAGATGGACAAGAAGACTTATGGAGGTTATGATGATTATGAAGAAGACAACTATGAggctgaggaagatgaggagatgGTAGACGAGGACTACGATGACTTCGCCAAAGAGCTTAACCAGTATCGCAAGGCCAAAGAGGGAGGACATCCTCGTGGTGGCCGAG GAATGAGAGGTCGTATGAAGGGCCAGAGAGGCCGTGGAggaatgagaggagggaggaggggaaaaggcagaggaagaggttgTCGAATCGGAGGAGGAAAGATGGGGGATGATGACGGGGACGGTTATGTAGATGAGATGGAG TATGGAGATGATGACTATGACAACATGGGGGACGATGATTATGATGACTTCTCAAAAGAACTCAATCAGTACAAGAAGTCTAAAGACAGAGGTAGAG gAGGAAAAGGCGGACGCGGGCGAGGCAGAGGTAAAGGAGGACGTGGCAtgatgagaggaggaaggggtcGAaaccgaggaagaggaagaatggACATGGGAATGGATGATGATCACAACGCTGATATGGACAATGGG gatggaggtggaggaggtgatggaccAGGTCATGGACGAAGGAATCAGAACGACAAGCACCAGGATAAGAAAGGAAAGGCCATTTGCAAATACTACATTGAAGGGAGATGCACCTGG GGAGACCACTGCAACTTCAGCCATGATGTTGATCTGCCTAAAAAGAAAGAGCTCTGCAAGTTCTACATCACTGGCTTTTGTGCCCGAGCTGACCACTGCCCCTACATGCATG GTGAATTTCCCTGTAAGCTGTTCCACACCACAGGGAACTGTGTCAACAATGATGAATGCATGTTCTCTCACGAAGCCCTCAACGATGACACCAAGGAGCTGCTTAACAAG ATGTTGGCAGAAGATGCagaggctggagcagaggaTGAGAAGGAGGTAGAGGAGCTAAAGAAGCAAGGCATCAACCCTCTCCCGAAACCACCTCCTGGAGTTGGTCTCCTCCCAACCCCTCCTCGACCCATCCCTGTAGAAGCTACTACCGCACCTGGAGATTTTGGCGGGCCTGGAGCAAATGATTTTGGGAGTGGTCCTGGTCCTAACCAGTGCCCCATGCCTAACAAAGGCCCACTAGGTCCAGGACCTGTTCCTGGACCACCTCCTTGTGGAGGTTTCCCTGGTCCCATTCCTGGTCCAGGCCCTTGCCCTGGTCCTGGCCCGGGCCCGGGCCCTGAAGGAAATCCTTTTCAGGGTCCGCCACCAAATACCGGTGGTCCACCCCCACACATGGGCCCCCCACCACCAatgggaggtggaggtggtggtggaggaaagAAAATTCCTTCATTATTTGAGATTAAAGTTCAGCCGACCGGGCAGCTGGCTCAGAAACTGGCAGTAAG AGGCCAAACTCCCAGTACTAACCAGGGTCAGACTACAGCTACAGGACCTCAAGGAGCTCCTGGTGAGGGTCCACCGACTCATTTCCCCACCCCACAAGGAGTAATGTCTCCTGACATGCAGAATGCGAGTTTGAACCAGCCCCCCTGTCCTGGTGGTCCACCAATGATGGGTAACTTTGGGCCTGGAGATGGCCCCCCACATCCTGGTATTGGGCCTCCAGGTCCACCGAGTGAAGGAAATTTCTTCAACAACTTCTTCAATCAACAGGACGATATGAAGATGGATGGAGTGGTGCAAGAGG GCGATGGCTACCATGGGTTTGCTGGGATGGACGAGAGGGAAGGGTCTGGGCTCTTTGGTCATCAAGCAGATGGACAAGAAAGTTCTGCTAATGGATCATCAGCCAGTCAGGGAGGAATTTCTGTTCCGGACTTTTTGCCCCCAGCGCAACGCGTTCTGTTTATGAGGAttcaacaaaagcagcaggaagaggaggaaagagcacGTAGGATCGCTGAGGGAGGAACAGAGAAGATTAAAGAGACGGAAG GAGATTCTGGAAATTGGTATTCCAgtgaagatgaggatggtggCAGTAGTGTGACTTCCATCTTAAAGACACTTCGTCAGCAGACCCAGGTTCCTCACAAACCTGACGGACCCCCAAGCGACCCCAGACTTCAGAAAGCCCCTCCTGTTCTAACTCGGCCGGCAGATCCTCGCTTAGCTCGAGACCCACGCCTGGCGCGTGCTACAGAGTCCGCTCAAAACTCTGAGTCTGCCCACTCTGGGTCGGTGCCACCCCCATCTGGGCCACCAGCAGACCCCAGGTTAGCGAGGCTAACTGCGGCTGCGTCGAGTGGATCTACCTCGCTCTCACCTCCTGGGCCTAAACAGGAGCCTCCTCTCGTCTACAAGCCTCCGCCGctcacagcaccagcagcagaggaggaggagacggagcggGTACTGCGTGAAAAGCCGGTGCCAATTCCTCTGGACCCCCTCATGGGTATGGCTCTGAGGGATCCTcgctcacagctgcagcagtacAGCCACATCAAAAAGGATGTTGTCCTCCACATGCCAGCGTTCTGCAAAACCATCACCTGGTCACCTGAAGATCTTCTTCCACTCCCCATCCCCAAACAGGACttccttccacttcctccagGCGTCCCGCCTGCCTCGACCATTGATCCACGTCTGTCCCGTGCTCAACAGTCGCTCCACACTCCAGTTCCCCACTCCCAACCCCCGGCTGCGCATCCTCCCGCGTCCTTGGATGCCCCTGCTCCCTCTTCTTCCAACTCATCCCTCCCAGACTTTGAGTTGCTGTCACGTATCCTGAAGACTGTCAACTCCAGCCCATCTCAgactccgtctcctcctcttcctaccCCCACGGTTCCTGTGTCAACACTGGGTTCGGCGCCTCCTCCTTTGCCAGCGGAAAAGCCCATTGACCCCCGAGTAGCCCGCAAAGACCCCCGTCTCCAGCCACAGAAGTCGGCACTGAAGCAGCCGTCAGAAGCCGCACCATTTGCTGCCTCCTCTACCTCATCGTCTACACCATCTAGCTCATCCTCTCCTTCCATCGCCCCTTACGACCCAAGACTTCTTTCATCGGGTGGGGCTGCGTGCAGTGTTAGTGCTGGATCACCAGGGGGCGCCAGCGTTCTAAGCAGCATAAGTTTATATGACCCTCGGACTAACAAACCAGGCAGCCCCTCGACTAGCAGTGGCTCCAACAACTCTCCCAATTCTACCAGCTCGGAATCCAAACCCAGTGACACAACAACAGGTAAACCCAAACACAAGGAGCCCCTCTTTGTTCGAAAGTCTGCGTTAGACCAGCCAGAAATGGAGAAAACTGGCGATCAAGGGACCGACCGCTACAACAGCTATAACAGGCCGCGGCCTAAACCTGCGCACTCTCCAAACTCAACAGTCCAGGGAGGAGCTGCCGCAGCCGTCGGGGGTGCCGCTGGAGGCGCGGGTCCTGGGAGCGCTGCAGATCAGGGTCCTGCAGGTGTGCACAACCTACCTGTAACCTCTCTGTTCGGTGTGGCCAAGGTGTCCAAGCCTGGGGGGACCGGTAGCCCCTTTGGAGGCAACAGTCCTGTGCAGCCTGACCAGGCAGCCACAGAACAAGACAAAGCCTCACTGAAGGATGTTTTTAAGGGTTTTGACCCCACAGCTTCCCCCTTTTGCCAGTAA
- the zc3h4 gene encoding zinc finger CCCH domain-containing protein 4 isoform X2 has translation MKNWEENQSQQADEELEEGELEDDGGEVAEEEMGEGISTTLRGGDGGDEAGGGGEAGEGAGERPRRSKEHHGSSETDEERSHRRKRKRKKEKEREREKRRAKKKRRSKHKRHPSSDDDFSDFSDDSDYSPSEKRKYREYSPQYPSASHGCYSGAKKGSYMKMDKKTYGGYDDYEEDNYEAEEDEEMVDEDYDDFAKELNQYRKAKEGGHPRGGRGMRGRMKGQRGRGGMRGGRRGKGRGRGCRIGGGKMGDDDGDGYVDEMEYGDDDYDNMGDDDYDDFSKELNQYKKSKDRGRGGKGGRGRGRGKGGRGMMRGGRGRNRGRGRMDMGMDDDHNADMDNGDGGGGGDGPGHGRRNQNDKHQDKKGKAICKYYIEGRCTWGDHCNFSHDVDLPKKKELCKFYITGFCARADHCPYMHGEFPCKLFHTTGNCVNNDECMFSHEALNDDTKELLNKMLAEDAEAGAEDEKEVEELKKQGINPLPKPPPGVGLLPTPPRPIPVEATTAPGDFGGPGANDFGSGPGPNQCPMPNKGPLGPGPVPGPPPCGGFPGPIPGPGPCPGPGPGPGPEGNPFQGPPPNTGGPPPHMGPPPPMGGGGGGGGKKIPSLFEIKVQPTGQLAQKLAVRGQTPSTNQGQTTATGPQGAPGEGPPTHFPTPQGVMSPDMQNASLNQPPCPGGPPMMGNFGPGDGPPHPGIGPPGPPSEGNFFNNFFNQQDDMKMDGVVQEGDGYHGFAGMDEREGSGLFGHQADGQESSANGSSASQGGISVPDFLPPAQRVLFMRIQQKQQEEEERARRIAEGGTEKIKETEGDSGNWYSSEDEDGGSSVTSILKTLRQQTQVPHKPDGPPSDPRLQKAPPVLTRPADPRLARDPRLARATESAQNSESAHSGSVPPPSGPPADPRLARLTAAASSGSTSLSPPGPKQEPPLVYKPPPLTAPAAEEEETERVLREKPVPIPLDPLMGMALRDPRSQLQQYSHIKKDVVLHMPAFCKTITWSPEDLLPLPIPKQDFLPLPPGVPPASTIDPRLSRAQQSLHTPVPHSQPPAAHPPASLDAPAPSSSNSSLPDFELLSRILKTVNSSPSQTPSPPLPTPTVPVSTLGSAPPPLPAEKPIDPRVARKDPRLQPQKSALKQPSEAAPFAASSTSSSTPSSSSSPSIAPYDPRLLSSGGAACSVSAGSPGGASVLSSISLYDPRTNKPGSPSTSSGSNNSPNSTSSESKPSDTTTGKPKHKEPLFVRKSALDQPEMEKTGDQGTDRYNSYNRPRPKPAHSPNSTVQGGAAAAVGGAAGGAGPGSAADQGPAGVHNLPVTSLFGVAKVSKPGGTGSPFGGNSPVQPDQAATEQDKASLKDVFKGFDPTASPFCQ, from the exons GCAGGCGGATGAAGAACTGGAGGAGGGTGAACTGGAAGATGATGGGGGAGAAGTGGCGGAAGAGGAGATGGGTGAAGGCATTTCCACCACATTAAGAGGTGGTGATGGGGGTgatgaagcaggaggaggaggagaagcaggagagggAGCTGGGGAGAGGCCTCGACGAAGTAAGGAACACCACGGAAGCAGCGAAACGGACGAGGAGAGATCACACCGTcgcaaaaggaagagaaagaaagaaaaagagcgagaaagagagaaaagaagggcCAAGAAGAAACGTAGATCCAAACACAAA CGTCACCCATCCTCTGATGATGACTTCTCAGACTTCAGCGATGATTCTGACTACAGTCCTAGCGAGAAGAGAAAATACAGAGAATATAGTCCACAGTACCCGTCTGCT TCCCATGGGTGCTACAGTGGTGCAAAGAAAGGCAGCTACATGAAGATGGACAAGAAGACTTATGGAGGTTATGATGATTATGAAGAAGACAACTATGAggctgaggaagatgaggagatgGTAGACGAGGACTACGATGACTTCGCCAAAGAGCTTAACCAGTATCGCAAGGCCAAAGAGGGAGGACATCCTCGTGGTGGCCGAG GAATGAGAGGTCGTATGAAGGGCCAGAGAGGCCGTGGAggaatgagaggagggaggaggggaaaaggcagaggaagaggttgTCGAATCGGAGGAGGAAAGATGGGGGATGATGACGGGGACGGTTATGTAGATGAGATGGAG TATGGAGATGATGACTATGACAACATGGGGGACGATGATTATGATGACTTCTCAAAAGAACTCAATCAGTACAAGAAGTCTAAAGACAGAGGTAGAG gAGGAAAAGGCGGACGCGGGCGAGGCAGAGGTAAAGGAGGACGTGGCAtgatgagaggaggaaggggtcGAaaccgaggaagaggaagaatggACATGGGAATGGATGATGATCACAACGCTGATATGGACAATGGG gatggaggtggaggaggtgatggaccAGGTCATGGACGAAGGAATCAGAACGACAAGCACCAGGATAAGAAAGGAAAGGCCATTTGCAAATACTACATTGAAGGGAGATGCACCTGG GGAGACCACTGCAACTTCAGCCATGATGTTGATCTGCCTAAAAAGAAAGAGCTCTGCAAGTTCTACATCACTGGCTTTTGTGCCCGAGCTGACCACTGCCCCTACATGCATG GTGAATTTCCCTGTAAGCTGTTCCACACCACAGGGAACTGTGTCAACAATGATGAATGCATGTTCTCTCACGAAGCCCTCAACGATGACACCAAGGAGCTGCTTAACAAG ATGTTGGCAGAAGATGCagaggctggagcagaggaTGAGAAGGAGGTAGAGGAGCTAAAGAAGCAAGGCATCAACCCTCTCCCGAAACCACCTCCTGGAGTTGGTCTCCTCCCAACCCCTCCTCGACCCATCCCTGTAGAAGCTACTACCGCACCTGGAGATTTTGGCGGGCCTGGAGCAAATGATTTTGGGAGTGGTCCTGGTCCTAACCAGTGCCCCATGCCTAACAAAGGCCCACTAGGTCCAGGACCTGTTCCTGGACCACCTCCTTGTGGAGGTTTCCCTGGTCCCATTCCTGGTCCAGGCCCTTGCCCTGGTCCTGGCCCGGGCCCGGGCCCTGAAGGAAATCCTTTTCAGGGTCCGCCACCAAATACCGGTGGTCCACCCCCACACATGGGCCCCCCACCACCAatgggaggtggaggtggtggtggaggaaagAAAATTCCTTCATTATTTGAGATTAAAGTTCAGCCGACCGGGCAGCTGGCTCAGAAACTGGCAGTAAG AGGCCAAACTCCCAGTACTAACCAGGGTCAGACTACAGCTACAGGACCTCAAGGAGCTCCTGGTGAGGGTCCACCGACTCATTTCCCCACCCCACAAGGAGTAATGTCTCCTGACATGCAGAATGCGAGTTTGAACCAGCCCCCCTGTCCTGGTGGTCCACCAATGATGGGTAACTTTGGGCCTGGAGATGGCCCCCCACATCCTGGTATTGGGCCTCCAGGTCCACCGAGTGAAGGAAATTTCTTCAACAACTTCTTCAATCAACAGGACGATATGAAGATGGATGGAGTGGTGCAAGAGG GCGATGGCTACCATGGGTTTGCTGGGATGGACGAGAGGGAAGGGTCTGGGCTCTTTGGTCATCAAGCAGATGGACAAGAAAGTTCTGCTAATGGATCATCAGCCAGTCAGGGAGGAATTTCTGTTCCGGACTTTTTGCCCCCAGCGCAACGCGTTCTGTTTATGAGGAttcaacaaaagcagcaggaagaggaggaaagagcacGTAGGATCGCTGAGGGAGGAACAGAGAAGATTAAAGAGACGGAAG GAGATTCTGGAAATTGGTATTCCAgtgaagatgaggatggtggCAGTAGTGTGACTTCCATCTTAAAGACACTTCGTCAGCAGACCCAGGTTCCTCACAAACCTGACGGACCCCCAAGCGACCCCAGACTTCAGAAAGCCCCTCCTGTTCTAACTCGGCCGGCAGATCCTCGCTTAGCTCGAGACCCACGCCTGGCGCGTGCTACAGAGTCCGCTCAAAACTCTGAGTCTGCCCACTCTGGGTCGGTGCCACCCCCATCTGGGCCACCAGCAGACCCCAGGTTAGCGAGGCTAACTGCGGCTGCGTCGAGTGGATCTACCTCGCTCTCACCTCCTGGGCCTAAACAGGAGCCTCCTCTCGTCTACAAGCCTCCGCCGctcacagcaccagcagcagaggaggaggagacggagcggGTACTGCGTGAAAAGCCGGTGCCAATTCCTCTGGACCCCCTCATGGGTATGGCTCTGAGGGATCCTcgctcacagctgcagcagtacAGCCACATCAAAAAGGATGTTGTCCTCCACATGCCAGCGTTCTGCAAAACCATCACCTGGTCACCTGAAGATCTTCTTCCACTCCCCATCCCCAAACAGGACttccttccacttcctccagGCGTCCCGCCTGCCTCGACCATTGATCCACGTCTGTCCCGTGCTCAACAGTCGCTCCACACTCCAGTTCCCCACTCCCAACCCCCGGCTGCGCATCCTCCCGCGTCCTTGGATGCCCCTGCTCCCTCTTCTTCCAACTCATCCCTCCCAGACTTTGAGTTGCTGTCACGTATCCTGAAGACTGTCAACTCCAGCCCATCTCAgactccgtctcctcctcttcctaccCCCACGGTTCCTGTGTCAACACTGGGTTCGGCGCCTCCTCCTTTGCCAGCGGAAAAGCCCATTGACCCCCGAGTAGCCCGCAAAGACCCCCGTCTCCAGCCACAGAAGTCGGCACTGAAGCAGCCGTCAGAAGCCGCACCATTTGCTGCCTCCTCTACCTCATCGTCTACACCATCTAGCTCATCCTCTCCTTCCATCGCCCCTTACGACCCAAGACTTCTTTCATCGGGTGGGGCTGCGTGCAGTGTTAGTGCTGGATCACCAGGGGGCGCCAGCGTTCTAAGCAGCATAAGTTTATATGACCCTCGGACTAACAAACCAGGCAGCCCCTCGACTAGCAGTGGCTCCAACAACTCTCCCAATTCTACCAGCTCGGAATCCAAACCCAGTGACACAACAACAGGTAAACCCAAACACAAGGAGCCCCTCTTTGTTCGAAAGTCTGCGTTAGACCAGCCAGAAATGGAGAAAACTGGCGATCAAGGGACCGACCGCTACAACAGCTATAACAGGCCGCGGCCTAAACCTGCGCACTCTCCAAACTCAACAGTCCAGGGAGGAGCTGCCGCAGCCGTCGGGGGTGCCGCTGGAGGCGCGGGTCCTGGGAGCGCTGCAGATCAGGGTCCTGCAGGTGTGCACAACCTACCTGTAACCTCTCTGTTCGGTGTGGCCAAGGTGTCCAAGCCTGGGGGGACCGGTAGCCCCTTTGGAGGCAACAGTCCTGTGCAGCCTGACCAGGCAGCCACAGAACAAGACAAAGCCTCACTGAAGGATGTTTTTAAGGGTTTTGACCCCACAGCTTCCCCCTTTTGCCAGTAA